TccatttgtttttttgtgCTTGagtatttttttatcttccAATACTCTGCTAGCATACGTTTGAACAAAAAGAGCGATGACATactgaaatttcaaaatgaaCGTATTATAGacataaatttttgaagttttCTCTAGTAAGTCAGAGACTTGGTTTACAAGGTCGACAACACCATCTGTTTgtgtaatatatttgttaaGTACTGGAATGGCGATAGAAGAGTATCTGCATCTTAACAATAACATACCTACtgtataaataattctggACATGTGAAATAAAGGTAAAGATGCAACTAATCTAGGagttaatttcaaaaattccTTTAAAGCTAGGATGCAACACTCACAACATCTAACAAAAGATGTAGTGATATTAGAAGgcaattctttaaaattaccgtttaatattaaaaaccTTCTTACAATAAACTGATGTAAAAATGACTCCACAGAGAAGTAGAATGATAAAATTCTATGCCTGTCGTCTGGAATCTGCacaaatattatatcaagCTGTTTTTTATATCTCGTGCACAAATTATTGATATGTCTTTCACTGTATTCTGGATCATCGCGCTCTTCATGCGTATCAAAAGGTTCGTGAAGGTACGTTTGTATTTTTTCTAGCaaatgattcaattttaaaaatactaCCCACATCTCATCATCTGTAAAGTTATGAGAGGGTTCATTagaatttttgtaattaatAATCTTATCACATGCATTTTCCAGGGTCGAAGACCATTGGATATGACTCCGTTGTCTCAGAAATAAGGCAATGTTGGTTGCAGAAATAtagttaataatttgtattttataaCCATTTTCGTATGCTTCCAGAGGCGATACCTTTTTAAACCTATTAAAGTGATTGCTTTCTTCTGGGAACATTGCGAATGATCTATTTCTTGAAGTAGGTCCTAATTCTTTGGTCAAGGAGCAGCTGATGTAGTTGaataaatgataatgagTGTTGTTGGACCATTCAGGGAAATTATACCATAAACATAATGTCAACAATgattctaataattctatTGATTTCCTATtatgttgaaaaatttcattctTGATCAAATGCAGCGTAAAACTATTCAGATTAAAAATCGTTTCTTCTGTAGTCTCGTCCTGCTTCATCAAGATAGATACGATACATATAATTGTCGTGAAAAAGATAGGTTTTTCAGTTCTTAATTTGTCAACCGTAGTGTCTTTACTAATTTTAACAAATGGTAGTCTACAATCACGATCTATAACATCTCTGTATAAGTTTAAACGTCGATCAGCTTCTTCATAAGTGAGCAGATTCAGCGAAATAGGGTCTGTTACTCTATCCGCGTAACTACTTTTTACTAAAGTGTCACTCCATTTAACAGCTAGGACATTCAGAACATCGTATAGATTATGCACTTTAcctttttgttttattaataatgactTTAGTTTCTTCTTGAATTGAGATGCGCTACTGTCTGTCATAATGTTGCTCAAATCACTATGAACCAAAgcttttgaaatttcattttgtgTTTCGGGAAGTGAGTTTACTGATTGAATTATGTTAACTCCAGTATTGATACTATTATCGACAATTGAAGGCAGATCATTATCGTAATATTCTGAATTATGCTTGCTGCAACTTGCAGGTGTACTGTATATATTTCCGTTCGAATAAAAGTTTGGTATTGGCAGCCTACTCttgtaattattattaatattataagcAGTATTTGTATTATGATTATTGTACTGTTGATTCTTGGATAATCTGGAATCCATAGAATGTATGTTGTCTAAACTTATGCTCTTAGTTATATTTGGCCAAAGAGATGAAACAGGTGGAGTTACACTTGATAAGATAGTGCTGGTATCTGGTAGCATCCTAGTCCCTTCAGAATTTGGATTTTGTGAGCTTGCTTGATAACTctgtatattattattcgGGATGGTTTCGTTGGGAGAATACTGTTGGTTTAAGTTATTTGCTTGTGTGGGGAGAGAACTGGGGGTAAAATGTCCTAACTTTAAAGGCTTTCCAGTGTTGTTACTTGCTATGGATATATTGTTAGAATCAGTAAACTTACCTCCAGATATATTAGAATTGTTCAGATATTGTGAGTTATTTGAATAAGTAATGTTGGGTTCTTCTGgtttaatgaaatcaatatcattatctaTTTTTTGTCTTTTCACTGATGATATCGATTGAGATGAAGGGGAACTATGCGATGAAGATTTTGGTGTTCTTCTATTTCGTGTTCTTTTTGACAAATCAAAAGTACATTGTctctttgattttaaacATCTGATACAAGGtttccaaaatatattatttaaatctgATGGGACACATTTCTGTTTAGAAGAATGACACGTAATACATGCTACAGTATTTCGTTTTCTTTTCTGCCAAAGATCGGGATCAATGGCTGTGGGTTTTAATAATCTCACGTCATCGGAATCTACACCACTGATATTAGTAAGACCAGTATTAAACACAACCATATATTGGTAATTTAGTTCAGTAGGTAAtctctttaaatatattggtGTTGAAAAGTTTGCACTCTTTTGCTTATATTAATGTACTGGTAAGAATCAACAGACAGAGTGCGTTGTTCAGTCTTTGTGCACATGCAAAATCCTAGGTTTATAAATTTTAGTTTTACAATTGAGAACttacaaataaatatgatgCCGTTTCAGATTCTTGAAAGTAgtcaatttttaaatcttccTAATGTTCGCTGGGACAGTTCTTAATTACGATGATTTATATCGCTTCCAGTTATTAGTATATGAAGTGATAATGCAATCTAAGAACTATTTAACAGGAAACcaaagtaaatattttatatcttgtaaatatttgagTTGAAGTCTATCTGTACAAATATCTTTGAAACATCATCTGAATCAGAAGAAGTCCATTGAGATTACtaatattaacatttttatataatgaatttaattgatattttctcCTTTGCCAAATTTACCgtttgaagaatttgaaatatcgAATGACAGCATCAGTGATGTCAGTATAAAATGTCAACTATGACAGACACAAGTTGCAATTTGCTGAATCAGTTTATATACATAGGTAagtttaatataatatttatgaaCGTTGAGGTTACAGTAAATGAAGTGCTAATAATTATGGATCAGTTCAGGTGTCGGATTCTAAGTAACTTCACTGAGCTGATGGAAGACACATTTCAAATATGTCATATCTTAAAACTGGTTTGACTCGATCTAAAAGAagcattttttattgaagttCTTATAATGAGTTTGGAGTTCATGTTTATAGTATTATatgatttatattatatatactaaTCTATTGGAAGTGCTACTTTGATGACCATTGATGGTATATTAcagtaaataaaaataaataaaaatgttgaTTGCAAGAATGAAGTgttatctttttttagGAGTACATTGGATGGTATACATTCGAATTTTGTGTATAACATTAGCTTCTTTTTTATGATTTTATGCAAATTTTAGAACCTTCTTTTAAACGTTCGATATTTTCCTCTCCTACTTCATCAGCTGGATGAGCAACAATAGCTGGCACAGCTGGTGTGACTGCTGCAGCATTTGCAGTATTAGCAGCTGGTTGTTTTCTGTTGTGAGCCATGTGACTTTGGACCAAATGGCCAGCAGCTAGAGCAGCACACAAAGATAATTCACCTGCTAGAACAGCACAAGCGACGATTCTGGCTAGTTGACGGGCGTTAGTACCTGGTTCGGTTGGATGAGGACCACGGACACCTAGTAAATCTAACATAGCACTTTGTGGTTCTAAAATAGTACCACCACCAATTGTACCAACCTCGATGGAAGGCATAGAAAcagaaattttcaaatcacCGTCAACTTCTTTCATTAAAGTCATACAGTTAGAACTTTCGACATTTTGAGCAGGATCTTGACCTACAGCTAGGTAAACAGCAGTGACTAAGTTAGCAGCATGTGCATTGAAACCACCGACAGAACCAGCCATAGCAGAACCAATTAAATTcttagaaatatttaattcaacTAAAGCCTTAACATCAGATTTCAGAACATTTCTAACAACATCACCTGGAATAGTAGCTTCAGCTACAATACTTTTACCACGACCTTCAATCCAGTTAATAGCAGCAGGCTTTTTATCAGTACAATAATTACCAGAAACAGAAACAATCTCCATATCTTCCCAACCAAATTCTTCAGTCATTTGCTTCAATGAATATTCAACACCCTTAGAGATCATATTCATACCCATAGCATCACCAGTAGTAGTTCTGAAACgaataaataatagatCACCGGCCATAGCTGTTTGGATATGTTGTAAACGGGCAAATCTTGAAGTTGAATTGAATacctttttaattttgt
The sequence above is drawn from the Tetrapisispora phaffii CBS 4417 chromosome 2, complete genome genome and encodes:
- the TPHA0B00410 gene encoding Zn(II)2Cys6 transcription factor domain-containing protein (similar to Saccharomyces cerevisiae WAR1 (YML076C); ancestral locus Anc_4.344); the encoded protein is MVVFNTGLTNISGVDSDDVRLLKPTAIDPDLWQKRKRNTVACITCHSSKQKCVPSDLNNIFWKPCIRCLKSKRQCTFDLSKRTRNRRTPKSSSHSSPSSQSISSVKRQKIDNDIDFIKPEEPNITYSNNSQYLNNSNISGGKFTDSNNISIASNNTGKPLKLGHFTPSSLPTQANNLNQQYSPNETIPNNNIQSYQASSQNPNSEGTRMLPDTSTILSSVTPPVSSLWPNITKSISLDNIHSMDSRLSKNQQYNNHNTNTAYNINNNYKSRLPIPNFYSNGNIYSTPASCSKHNSEYYDNDLPSIVDNSINTGVNIIQSVNSLPETQNEISKALVHSDLSNIMTDSSASQFKKKLKSLLIKQKGKVHNLYDVLNVLAVKWSDTLVKSSYADRVTDPISLNLLTYEEADRRLNLYRDVIDRDCRLPFVKISKDTTVDKLRTEKPIFFTTIICIVSILMKQDETTEETIFNLNSFTLHLIKNEIFQHNRKSIELLESLLTLCLWYNFPEWSNNTHYHLFNYISCSLTKELGPTSRNRSFAMFPEESNHFNRFKKVSPLEAYENGYKIQIINYISATNIALFLRQRSHIQWSSTLENACDKIINYKNSNEPSHNFTDDEMWVVFLKLNHLLEKIQTYLHEPFDTHEERDDPEYSERHINNLCTRYKKQLDIIFVQIPDDRHRILSFYFSVESFLHQFIVRRFLILNGNFKELPSNITTSFVRCCECCILALKEFLKLTPRLVASLPLFHMSRIIYTVGMLLLRCRYSSIAIPVLNKYITQTDGVVDLVNQVSDLLEKTSKIYVYNTFILKFQYVIALFVQTYASRVLEDKKILKHKKTNGQKAASKNVNNKKHDSSSSTFKHNHNQELFTNTQNIPNVMQNIPAHTTSSFGNNLGLKHNKTTPLTETEDSPSTSVGNLTEYLSDMDSLALGFNHLNDEFWSDIFSGYT